In the genome of Brachypodium distachyon strain Bd21 chromosome 3, Brachypodium_distachyon_v3.0, whole genome shotgun sequence, the window TTGCATTGCCCTGCCCATTGGTATCCTATAGGGTTTGTGTTAGACcaatgtttgtttgattgaacacaggaaaaacaaaggaatttgaaaaggaggttggagtggatggaaaaattcctatgaaattTAGTGCAATGGAATTTTTAGGAAAATTTCTCATGGGTttcaatcctacaaatcaaacagcTCATATAGAAAAAGATCCTAAGGATTCAAACTTTAAAATTTCTATGAAAattctttgaatcaaagagccCTTGTTTTGTCATGTGTGCGTCTAATTCTATATTCAATTGATTGGGGGCTAAGCCAGTCTCTTGCGTGGACCGCAGCAATCACGGCAGAGCATTGTAGCATCTGCACTTGATGCACTTTCCTTGAGATCAGTTGACCTCGTTTTGAAGTTCGTGCGACGATGTCTATGTGACACGTACTCGTGTTTCAGATGCCATGCATGCcaacaatgaaaataaataaaatgttgCAAGACCAACAAAGAAATCTTCTAGAACTCAGTTTGAGGTTGCTATACTATTATACTATGTTGTGCTGAACTAAAAATGTTTAATAATCTGTCGATGCAGAAAAAATGCCACAGAGAAACAATAATTAATAGTTAATCAAATGGCGAAAGTAGGAAAAATGgttgagaaaacaaaattacttTACCACCGttccaaacacaccctaaagCAAGACGGATGGGCATGCAAGGGACTGTATGATGTATAGATTTGTGTACTTAGACCAAGGCAGCTCTTGTTTTTAGTACCTGACTAGtcatattgggttaataataaatggatgtgagtagttattgacCGGGTGTGGgtaccaaaagaaaaatgaggtgtattgtggaacaaatgagaaaaatttatacacgttgtattgtggaatggagggagtataaccggtatcttctatatctaagtatgGAAAACCCACCACTTGATttttctcaacatgcaagcatgccacatcatcacaccattaatttgttcacacatCTATTTAGTGGCAAagtcatattttttgcacatacatgcatgttacttTCCATCAAATTATTTCCATTAAGTGAAGAATGTAtaatctatcatacaattacattatatgttttcaatgGATACTCTTTTGTTGCTACTTTTTACTCATATATGTTAACTAAGAATTTCCTTCAATAATGTGGGCTcatgtatgttaactaaaaatttccgcgACAATATGCGGGACATCATCTAGTTTATATATAGTTTAGGGCATGCACTTTTCGGTTTGAAAATTTTCGTAAGCTAAAAAAAACCATGCTTACCGCACGGTAGAGCACGCACTCTATTCGATATAATTGTGAAGTTGACAGTTAAGTTGACTTTGATGACAGTTAAGAAGTTTAAGTTTGACTTCTTCATCGAATTTAGTGCAGTCATTTATTGTTTGAAAGAAATTTATTGTAGGCACTTGAACTGTATTGACAAGCGAAGGACGTGACACACCGTGAGAATGAGTAGCAAAAATAGATTCTCCatccattaaaaaaatgtatttggTTTCATAAAGATAAAACTTTGGCAAAAGTCGTTACTCATTTAACATTGATTTATGTGATATTAAACTTACTCATTTAGCTTTGGCAAAAAGTACttttaaaataaatttgcTAACGCTTTGTCACATAAATCAATATTAGTGAATTCCACTTTTTATTTCCATATTTGTGTTATTTTGATAGTATTACCCAATTTAAAATGGTGTGCCGCAATTTACCCTAGTTGACTTGTTACATTGTGACATGGTAATTTATCCTATTTAACTATTTCGCCCGGTTCTAATCAGTAGGTCCTACCAATCAGGCCCCGTGCGGTTGTTGACCGTGATGCCAACTCAGAAGCGAAACATGGAGGCTGATGGAGGGCGTTTTCCCCCTACCTGGTACACTGATCCGCTTCCCCACCTTCCCTAGCCATAAAAAAACAAGTCCCCACTTCTCGGTGGAGGAGGAACCATTAAtcattcttgtttttttttcaaacaacACTTAGCTAGTATACAGGGATACCAATGGTAGATGGTACAATGAGTAAAATCGTACGTGTACAACAACCTTCTTGCGAACGTCGTCCTATGCTTCGACAAGGTTGACAAGTCGATGTTCTTTTAAATAAGTTCGGCCGATTTTGCGGATGCGACTTAATCTTTTATTAGGAGGCTTTGAAAAATCCGTTAACCAAAGGTCTTCGGTCGGAAACACGTCTTTCTGAATCACTTAGTGAAAGATCCTTGGGGCTGCCCTCGGACTCGGATATACAATTGCAGTATATGCATGCAGAATACATGTGTCTACTATCTACCAGTGCTGATGATTAATGCATATGGACCAATGCTGGCGAGTCAAATTTGACATACGCATATGCATGTCTCCCCCGCTGTCACAGTTTCTACGCTGCAGATAAGATATAGAAGCAGATCGAGCTCTTGCTACTTGCGTGCAGGAAGACGTTAATGCAATATATATTGCCATCCATCTCCCAACCGCCAACAACGTTCGATTATATTGGGGCCTACGTGCATCAACGTGCATGCACACGACCCTTTCGACTGATGGATCACCGTGTCAACTTGCTGATCGATTGGTAGCACCGTAGCAGTAGTCCTCCTCCATCTCGATTGTCAGAGGGCCTCCGCCTATAAATACGATTGCTCGGCATGCATGGCTATCTCATCTCATCACACACTAGCTAGCTCTTGTAGCACAAGCTAAGCACAGGGCTGAGAATTAGAAGAGGGATCCATCGGTCGATCGAGCATGGCGCCCAAAGGTTTCCTCCTGGTGCTCGCGCTcctgcttgctgctgctttactcgtctccgccgccgaagAAACTCGTGAGTACATGCACCCCCAGTCTTAATTAGCTTAATTACTTGAACCGATCGATCAGACAATCTTATTGTTAGCCGTGAGTAGCTGCATAAGCTAATGCGCGTTCATGGTTTGTGGTGCATGTTGATGCAGAgggcaagaagaaggaggaggagagcaaggTGGACGTGCAGGACTActaccgcggcggcggcggatatCCGGGCCGTGGTTACCCaggccgtggaggaggagggtacCCGTACcctggccgcggcggaggtgggTACCCGGGCCACGGCGGTGGGTAcccgggccgcggcggcgggtacTGCAGGTGCTGCCGCCGCGGGTACTACGGCGGCTGCCAGTGCTGCGGGAGCGTCGACGAGATCCCGGAAGCTATGTACCGCCCCGAGGCAGATCAGGTGCATCACTAGATCGAGCACCACACCAAGGATCTATACGACGGTGTCACGTACTCGGTACTCATAAATAAAAGTCTAGTTTGATCAATAAAAGAAGGAAGCTAGGTCGAATGTATGTCTGTCGATCATGGTATGGGTAGGCAGCGTAGTACGCGTGATCCTGTAGAACGCAGCCATGTGTTCTTGCAGGTTGCGATATACGGGGTATGCATGTTGAGTTGATCGGTACTGTGTGTGTCTAGATCGTTTCCATGGGTTGGCTAGTGCACGTGAATGTTGTCAGGTATTGAATGTATGGTGTTGTGTTATATATGTTCGTGAAATAAAAACTCTTTATATTTCACATAAGCTCTTTATATGCGGATGATGCAATGATTTTGCTCAACCCCAGTGCTTATGAGCAGCGTGCAACCGCTGAAATTATCAAGCTCTTTGGGTATGCTACGGGGCTTGTGGTGAACTTCAACAAGAGCAGGCTCTTTAGCATAAAATGCATAGATGTGGACATTGACATGGCCGTCGCCACCTTAGGCTGTGACAAGGGTTCCTTTCCGTGCACCTACATTGGGATGCCGCTCTCAGTGTCGAGGCTCAAGCGAAGTGATTTACAAAATTGCTAGCAAGCTCACCGGATGGCAAGGTCAATTTATATCCAAGGCTGGTAGAGTGATCCTCATTCAATCTGTTTTGTCGGCCCTTCCCTCCTTTCAGATGATCACTATCAAGCAGCCGGCATGGGTTATTAAGCAAATCGATAAGTTGCATCGCTCATTCCTTTGGTCCGGTTCTGATCAAACTCCCGGTGCTAAATGTCTTGTGGCGTGGCAGAAAGTATGTGCTCCGAAAGATCTTGGTGGGCTTGGCATTTCAGATTTAGGAAGGCAGGGAAGAGCTTTGAGAATAAGATGGCTGTTCACATCATGGGGAGGGATTGATACCAAGCTATACAAGCACCTATGCAAAGATAAACTTACTTTGGCTCTGTTCAAAGCGGCCACACATTTTAATCTCGGAGATGGTGGTCGTTGCTCCTTTTGGTATGATCCGTGGCTTGAAGGATGGTCGTTGGCTGACCGTTTCCCGGCCCTTCATAAGCTTCCACTTCTAGAAACAGATATGTGCAACAGGCTGTCGGTGACTCAAATTGGATTCGCTCCATCAAGCAGCAACCCACTCATGAGGTCCTTCTTCAGTTCATTCAGGTGTGGAACATCTTGCAGAATGTTCAGCGTAATGACTCTCCTGATCAGTTAATGTGGAAATTTGAGAGCTCCGGCTCTTATTCTGCAGCTTCCACTTACCGAATTCAGTTCCACGGAAGAGTGTCCTCTCCCGCTGCCAGACTCATTTGGAGGATTGGAATTCCCAATAAAATTCGTATCTTTGCTTGGATCGTTGCGCAGAAAAGATGTCTCACGGCTGACAGGCTGCTAATGAAAGGTATTCCGCACAACCCGCTTTGCAGAACTTCGCCTAAAACAGCCGCACACATCTTTGGCCactgctccttctccttgcAATTTTGGATTGCCCTCTTTCATCGCTACAATTTGACGATCAATGCCCGGCCTAGCTCTTTCCAAGACGGTATAATTGATTGGTGGATTAATGAGGATCTTGTTTGCATATCTACTGCCGGTAAAATCAGACTAGGGGTGATTATCATGCTGGGTTGGTGGCATATTTGGCTAGAGCGGAATCTCAGGGTTTTGAAAATAAGCAAAGGTACGCCACTCAGCTGTGCTATATCGCCGCTGAAGAGCTCCAGGCGTGGAAGTTTGCGGGCTGCAAAAGAGCTATTTTTTTCACATGATTGAGAGGCAGTGGTATCATGCAACTAGACCACCAGAAGCTGTTTGATGCTAGTTACAGTTTAGCTGTTTTAGTATTTATAGTCTCTGTAGTCTCTAGCTTCTCCGTTGTCCTCCTTTCAGTTTTGGCCTGTACTTTATACTTTGTTTACTTTTCCTCTTCTTAAGAAATGAAAGTAGCGCTGCTatgtttcgtcaaaaaaaacaaaactctCCCGATCGagctgttttgttttgttttttttattgttcttCTTTCCGAGAAGCCAACCATTGATATGCTGGAGCGACGTTTAGCCACGCTGACTCACGCGTGTCTTCAAGGGGTGTATCTAGGCGATGAATATCAGTTTTTGTTAGCTTTTCCATGCTGGGTATTTAAAGTTTTCATTTTTGCTATCTAACAATCGTTCGATCCAAcattgagattcgtgcaaATTCATAAAAGTACAAATAATGAAAAATCGTAATCGAATGGGCATGATTCGTTGACTGAGAAACCATCATTTCCATGTTGATTGAGAAAtaaatactccttccgatcctaaatttttgtccaaatattaaatttatctagacgttttttaagaataaatacattcatatttggacaaatttgagtcaaataTTTAGGATAAGAGAGAGTACTACTTTCCAAGGAGATGTTTTTTCCTTCGTGCCTTGGCCCTTGTGACAGATATGGACAAATAGTAAAGATGTGGCCGAGGCCCAATAGCCAGTCCACCAGGATCACCTTTGCTGGGTTAATCACAACATTAGGCCTGAAAGCTTGACGTCACCGTGCTCCAGCCTCGCCCCTTCGCCCCCTACACGGTTGCACCCAAAGGCCACCTCTCAATTTTATTTCCTGACATCCTATTATCTATCCTAATAATAAAGGAAGGAATGCGCAAATACGTTTGCTTTGTCCGCAGGTGTTCGTGAGAAACCTCTACACGCGTCCTTcgttttctgtttcttttttttctcgggCGACGTCTCCTTCCTCCAGATCTCAGCTCCTCCTATCCCCCGTGCACTACTAATCTCCCTTTTTCTCCAGATCGCCGACCGCCGCTCCCTCCCAACtgtccgccgtgccgcgcgcTGGTTCTTCTCTCCGGCGGCCTTCCTCTTCTCGCCGCCATTGCGGGGTCCCCAACAGCCGGCCGCTCCTCCAGCGCGCCACCGCTGCTCGTCGCACCTCCCCCTTTTCACTGGCCGAGGTAGCCATAGAGCAGAGGTACGACGCGAAGAAAGATGTGGCTTCAGGCCAGCGCGGAGAGGGCACCTCGGCTGGGTGACCGGCGAGGAGGCAGGACGGCCTGCATGAAGCTtcgggccggcgaggcggcgggctGCTGGCCTCCTGCGTTCTTGCGGCTTCAGcccggagaggaagaaacggAGCTGCGTTCTCGCGGCTTTGGGCCGGCTCGGAGGCTGCAGGCAGCAGGCCACGAGTACGGTGAGGAGGTGGGGACCGTGGGGTTAACTGCTCGCAGTTTCAAGCCAGCGAGGATGCACAGCAGCATGCGCGCGGCCGTTGATCACAAGTTCAGCAGtcaaatttcatgaaagaCCTTCTTTCTT includes:
- the LOC104581338 gene encoding glycine-rich cell wall structural protein, with translation MAPKGFLLVLALLLAAALLVSAAEETQGKKKEEESKVDVQDYYRGGGGYPGRGYPGRGGGGYPYPGRGGGGYPGHGGGYPGRGGGYCRCCRRGYYGGCQCCGSVDEIPEAMYRPEADQVHH